Genomic window (Leptotrichia sp. oral taxon 212):
GAAGTTGAATTTGATAATGAAAATAACATTCTTTTTAAATAATATAGCAAAGATTTCTGTAATTATATATTTATATTTTCAGAAACTAGTTGTTATGATTTGGTTGAAATGATTTCTTAATAAAGTAGAAAAAGACTTTACGTTATGTAAAGTCTTCTCCTAAGGAAGTTATTTGAAGAAAAAAGTTATTTATTTCTGTGTTTTTATTCTAACTATATGATAAAGGAAAAAACTTAGAAGATTATTTGAATTTCATATTAAATAAAATAGATTGAGAGCGAAAAATGAAAAATGTAAAAATTGTATATCAGTATGATGGAAGTAAGTTTGATGGATTTCAAAGGCAAAAGAAGGGAAAAACTGTTCAAGGGGAAATAGAAAAGATACTTTTAGAAAGTTTTTCTGAAAAAATAAATATGATTTCATCAGGAAGGACAGACAAGGGAGTTCATGCCAAAGGACAGGTTTCCAATTTTCTAATTGAGAAAAATATTCCTGTTAAAGCAATAAAAAATCAGATAAATAAGAGTCTTTATGGAGAAGTAAAAGTCCTTGAAATAAAAGAAGTAGAAACGGATTTTAACGCCAGATTTGATGCAAAAAAAAGGGTGTATGTATATGTTATGAAAAAAAAGGAAGAAATTGATCCTTTTGAAGCAGATTACATTGCAGGTATAAAAAATAGGGTAGACTGTGTGGCATTGGAAAAAATAATGAAAACATATATAGGAAAACATGATTTCAGCAGTTTTATGAAAAAAGACAAAGC
Coding sequences:
- the truA gene encoding tRNA pseudouridine(38-40) synthase TruA yields the protein MKNVKIVYQYDGSKFDGFQRQKKGKTVQGEIEKILLESFSEKINMISSGRTDKGVHAKGQVSNFLIEKNIPVKAIKNQINKSLYGEVKVLEIKEVETDFNARFDAKKRVYVYVMKKKEEIDPFEADYIAGIKNRVDCVALEKIMKTYIGKHDFSSFMKKDKAFRNTEREIYDIKCLSDEDTGKMKIEISGSSFLKTMVRIMIGSALAIYFEEKDKDYIIRKLENPDADGGKILAPAEGLYLYRVDY